The following are encoded together in the Coffea arabica cultivar ET-39 chromosome 1c, Coffea Arabica ET-39 HiFi, whole genome shotgun sequence genome:
- the LOC113739450 gene encoding zinc finger BED domain-containing protein RICESLEEPER 2-like: MSDANNEDIVITITDVEATKTAAEQEPEGEEANKGEKRKRKMKGHVLNLIVQEELDEINDCIHRVRNAVKYARGSAKRKLEFLHYANQECISRGKMLSLDICTSWNSTYLMLESTLHYRRAYDRMKTRDLNFRDPPLADDWEKARIVHGFLEIVYTVTKIFSGSKYCIANVFLREIYHVFMLLRETSIEDSPFLGSMAVNILVKFEKYWLEKEPNILLSVAFVLDPRSKMRNLKTIFSKIYESYLAPYMLDCVHKTLQDLFIEYVKAYEVSC, translated from the exons ATGTCAGATGCAAACAATGAAGACATTGTTATTACAATCACAGATGTTGAAGCAACAAAAACTGCAGCCGAACAAGAACCTGAAGGAGAAGAAGCAAATAAAGgtgaaaagaggaaaagaaaaatgaag GGACATGTTCTTAATTTGATTGTTCAAGAAGAATTGGATGAGATTAATGATTGTATTCATAGGGTTAGGAATGCCGTGAAATATGCTAGAGGATCTGCAAAGAGAAAACTTGAGTTTCTACACTATGCTAACCAGGAATGTATTTCCAGAGGCAAAATGTTATCTCTAGATATATGTACAAGCTGGAACTCAACATATTTAATGCTTGAATCTACATTACATTATAGGAGAGCTTATGACCGCATGAAAACTCGTGATTTGAACTTCAGGGATCCTCCATTGGCTGATGATTGGGAAAAAGCTCGGATTGTTCATGGTTTTCTAGAAATTGTTTACACTGTCACAAAAATTTTCTCTGGCAGCAAATATTGCATAGCTAATGTGTTTCTTCGTGAAATCTACCATGTGTTCATGTTATTAAGAGAAACTTCTATAGAAGATAGTCCATTTCTTGGAAGCATGGCAGTGAACATATTGGTGAAATTTGAGAAATATTGGCTAGAAAAAGAGCCAAATATCTTGCTATCTGTTGCTTTTGTTTTAGATCCCAGGTCTAAAATGAGAAATTTGAAGACCATCTTTAGCAAGATTTATGAGAGCTATTTAGCACCATATATGTTAGATTGTGTTCACAAAACACTTCAGGATCTTTTCATCGAATATGTAAAGGCTTATGAAGTGAGTTGTTAG